In the genome of Lathyrus oleraceus cultivar Zhongwan6 chromosome 4, CAAS_Psat_ZW6_1.0, whole genome shotgun sequence, the window ATCATGATGACCAAATTGAGGCAATGAATCAGATGGTGTATGATGCTTTTAGGCCTTATGGAGTATTCTCTCACGTGAATGATAACATAGAAGTTGAGGAATATACGGAAGATGAGTTTCCCAACGAAGATGCCAAACGATTTTATGACAAGTTGATATCTTTCAACAAGCCCATTTATGAGGGAGCTACCCAATCAATATTATCAATATCTACTCAACTTCTTGAAATTAGGTCTAATTGGCATGTACCACAAAAAGGTTTAGATTTTGTTGCACAAATGCTTAAAAGTGTATGTCCAGTTCAAAAATGCTTGCCCGATAACTATTACCAAGCAACACAGTTGGTATCTAAGTTAGGGCTAAAGGTTGAGAAGATTGATTGTTGTAAGAATGGTTGTATGTTATATTACAAGGATGATAGCAATCTATCAGAGTGCAAATTTTGTAATGCTCCTAGGTTCATTCCTCGCAAGACTGGCATGGGAAAGTACAAAGATATCCCAGTGAAGAGAATGTTCTACTTCCCAATCATTCCCAGATTACAAAGATTGTATGCATCAACTGAGTCGGCAAGTGAAATGAGATGGCATCACATGAACAAAAATAGTTCCAACATCCTTCGCCACCCGTCAGATGGAAAAGCATGGAAACATTTTGATAGTGTATATCCTGACTTTTCTAGGGAACCCAGAAATGTAAGGTTGGGTCTGTGTTCAGATGGTTTTACTCCTTACATTCAAGCGTCTGCTTCTCCATACTCATGTTGGCCAATAATAGTTACTCCGTATAATCTCCCCCCTGAAATGTGCATGACCAAACCATACTTGTTTTTGGCATGCCTCATACCCGGACCTAAAAACCCTAAATTAAAGATAGATGTCTACTTGCAACCATTGATTGATGATCTACATCGATTGTGGTCCAATGGAATATTGACCTATGATATATCTACAAAACAAAAATTCATCATGAAAGCCTGCTTGATGTGgacaattaatgattttccagccTATGGTATGTTATCTGGATGGGGAACACAAGGTAAattggcatgccctcattgtATGGAACACACTGATGCTTTCACCTTGAAAAGTGGCCATAAGAATTCCTGGTTTGACTGTCATCGTCGTTTCTTGCCATCTAATCACTCCTTCAGAAGGAGTAAAAGAAGTTTCCTAAAAAATAGGGTTGTGACCAATGAGCCACCTCCCATTTCCACAGGGAAAGATATATGGGCGGTAATAAGTAATTTTCCAAAAGTTACTGAAATTGGATGGGAGGCGAAATGGAAAGAATTCGAAGGGTATGGAGTGGATCACAATTGGAAAAAGCGAAGTATTTTTTGGGATCTCCCATATTGGAAGGATAATTTGTTAAGGCATAACCTCGATGTGATGCACATAGAAAAAAACGTCTTCGATAATATATTTAATACTGTCATGAATGTTAAGGATAAAACAAAGGATAATGAAAAGGCAAGAGAAGACTTGGCTAAATTATGCTTTCGCGGGGACTTGGAGCTCCAACCCTTAGAAAACGGAAAGAATGGTAAACCAAAGGCTAGTTACACTCTAACCAAATCTGAAGCCAAGTTGGTTTGTAAATGGCTTAAGGAATTGAGAATGCCAGATGGCTATGCTTCAAACCTCAGTAGGTGTGCCAATGTAGAAAAGGGTACGGTGCATGGGATGAAGAGCCATGATTGTCATGTTTTCATGGAATGTTTACTCCCAATTGCATTCCATTCATTGCCAGATTTGGTTTGGAAACCATTAACTGAGTTAAGTCGATTCTTTAAAGATCTTTGTTGCAATACATTGAGGATGGACGACTTAATTAAGTTGGATGAGAATATTCCAATTATCATATGCAAGTTGGAAAGCATTTTTCCACCAGGTTTCTTTGACTCAATGGAGCATCTTCCAATCCATCTTGCCAAAGAAGCAATTCTAGGTGGTCCAGTACAGTACCGATGGATGTATCCATTCGAAAGGTAATTGTTGTGGTTGATTTTATTAAGTTATTGCATGTTTATCATAAATTAATAAACGTGGAATGATTGAATGTGCAGATTTATGGGAGTCTCAAAGAGGGCAGTGACAAATAAGGCTAGAGTTGAAGGTTCCATATGCAGTGATTATATACATCGCGAGACAAATTACTTTTGCTCTCATTATTTCAACTCTTTCCGTTTGTTGCCAACCATAAATCTTAGTAACAAACCTCATTTAGACAATGATGACATTCTACCTACAATGTCCATTCTACAAAGTGGCGGTTGACCAAGTGGGAAGTCACGAAAATATTTTCTATCTGATAAGGAATGGAAGTCTTCACATGTAAATGTCTTGATAAATTGTGATGAGGTTAAACCATATCTTGAGTAAGTGTGCATCATAATATTATTCAATCAAATTATTGATGCATATCATAATAGATATTTACTTATGAATCGTGTGATTTATTTCAGCATATTCTTAGAGAACCACTCTCTAGATATAGAAGATTCATCTGGGCGCATACATATAGAGTTTCCCATATGGCTGAAGAAATATGTAAATGAGGAGACAAATGGAGTTACTAACCAAGATATAATTGCCTTGTCTCGCAGTCCTGCATCAATGGCCATATCATGGAACATGTATTTTATCAATGGGTACAAGTTTCATACTGAAGAATGGAGCAAAGGTAGAAAAACTAGCAATTGTTGTGTGCACGTGAAAGGTCTTGCAGAAGGAGGAAATACTGATTTTTATGGAATAATCAAACATATCTTTGAGCTAGATTACTTTGGTCTGAAGCATAAGATTCCAGTTTTTTATTGTGAATGGTTTGATCCAACAAGGAATACGGGCACAAAGGTTCACCCACAATATAAAACTGTGGATATTAAGATGGATAAACGTTATCGTCCTTATGATCCTTTCATCCTTGCGCAAAATGCAAGACAAGTGTATTATGTCCCATATCCAGAAATGTGTAGAGATATGCGTGGATGGTGTGCGGCAATCACCACAAAACCAAGGGGTCGCGTAGAGATTGACAACATAGAGGATGAAGTACCTTATCAATCTGATGGGATGTTACCGGCGCTACCCAATGTAGAAGTTGAAGCAATATCTTGTTTGCGTGACATGTCACAATTAGATGTGTTTGAAGAGATTTTTGATTGCTCTACTAGTGAAGCAGATAGAGGGCATTGATGAAGATAAATTAAGTCGCTGTGCATTTATCTTTTCCCTGTAGAGAACTTTTTCTTTGTTTACCCCTCCTTTGTTAGCAGCATTCCTTTGTATTTGAAATGGCTCCATTTCTAATATCCTTGAATTACTTGATGCTTAGGCAGATATTTGCATCCTTGAATTACTCAACCCTTTTTTTGATATTGGTGAACCTGAAAATACTGGTATGTATGATATGATTACAGGGTTTCTATAATGGAATATTTGAACACTGTAGATTTccttgattaattgattttctGATGACTTGTGAGTACTTTCTATTTTGTCCTTTTTCGGTTGCATTTCTGTTTCCCACTTTGCAACCTTTTCCTTCAATCAGATGCAGGTAGGATATCGTACTAAACTTTTCATTTTGATATATCATTGTAACTTGATGCTGCCAAGTATAGACTGTTAAATTACATTTGCGAGGAATTATTTTATATTATCATATCCACTGTTGTGTAAATGTATCTTATGCATTCTTTCCAACATGATAGTTTTCACGCTCCTTTGTTGCATCTTCCAAAATGTCTATGGTATCTTCTATGTAGTTCTATGCACATACCCAAGATATTTTGCAGGATGTGTGCTTTTTGTTGTATTCAGAAGTGATGCTTTCACAATTGATGAAATAATTTGCAGTGACTTTACTATGCATTTGTTGAACtaaaattaatttaatattatactcgccacatcttttcttttacttttaATTTTATCAGAAACTGCATTTGATAATGTTATGATACTGTTAAGAGTGTGAGACTGActaatccttttatttttatgACAACAGATGACTAAAAGAGGTGGAAAAGCTAAGGTATTAGCACCAGGAAAACTTCAAGAAGAACGAAATCGCATAATTAACAAGAAGCATATCGTTAGGAAACCTGCTCAAACAACATTGTCTATGCAGGATGCATCATCGGCACCAACACCAGCTCAGGCAGCACCGTCCGTGCAGGTTGCATCGTCGATGCCGACATCAGCTTCGAAAAAAACATCTGTGCAGGCTGCATCGTCGATGCCAACACCAGCTCAGGAAGCATCGTCCGTGCAGGTTGCATCATCAATGCCAACATCAGCTTCTAAAAAATCGTGTGTGCAGGCTGCATCGTTGATGCCAACACCAGCTCAGGCAGCATCGTCCGTGCAGGCTGCATCGTCGATGCCAACACCAGCTCAGGCAGCATCGTCTGTGCAGGCTGCATCGTCGATGCCAACACCAGCTCCAACTGTAGTACCTGTTCATGCCACTACCTCTGAGAAATTCAGTTTTATGCCTACTCCAACTTTAAGCCATCAAACAATGGCTGGCCCTCAAAGTATAAACCTTCAAACAATGGCTAGCCCTTCAAATTTGGCAGAGGAGGAAGATGTGGATGCTGATGAGGATGAGGCGGTGGGTCAAGAAACTATTACCCCTCTTGTGCCAACAATAGATGAGAATGGGAAAGTTATTATAAAACCATCTGGTACTGGGTAAGTCATATATATTCTCATAATTTAATAATTTAGTAGTTTTATTATTGTATTTTGTCTAAAATATATATAACCTGTTAAGAAAGTTGAGAATATTACTATCCATATGATTCTTAATAATTTAGTAGTTTTGTTATTGTATTTTGTAGGCTACTTCCTGCCAAAGAAGTTGCTGGTGCCATTAATTATGCGATACGCAAACAATTTTATAAACCTATACATCATTGGTCTGCACTCGATCCTGATACGAAAGCTGATTGGTTTAAGTTGTTTGGAGTAAGTATTTATTGACTTTTGTCACTTAAGTTGAtcaaattatatttaaaaaagtAACTAATTGGTTATTAATATTAATTAtgtgattttaattatttttaggAGAAGGTTTCGTGGGATCCTTTCGATCATGCATTTGTCTATAGTGCATTTGAGAAAAAAGGAAGAAAACGATTAAACGACATGTTGGGGAAGGCGAGGAGAAAAGGGACTCGACCTTCATGGATTGGTGATGATGCTTGGGTTGAACTTCAAACTTATTGGAAAAAGACCGAGTTTTTGGCTGTGTCTTCTCAAAACAAGACCAATCGAGCTTCCGCAAGAGGCGGAGCAATCCACACCACAGGCCGTAAGGCTCATATTGATGTTGCACTTCAACTTGTAAGTAATAAAATCctaataaattattattattatgaagATTCTTTATATCTTGACAGTTTTACTCGTATTCTGTATTGATTATTGGATTATTTGAATTTTGTAGTCACGTGAACTTCAAAGGGATCTGCGTCCCGATGAGTTATTTTTAAAAACACACAAGAGGAAAAATGGTGAATGGGTTGACAGTCGTGCTGCATCTACTTATGTAAGTTCTCGTAAATTTTACTGCATCAATATTTGCATCCATGCTTTCAGAAGCAGACTTATTCAAATTAAACTCTCCAAAAAGGATCTAGTTATCCATTTTTATAGTCTAATGTAAGTTAGATATAATAGCACAAGTCCTATGTTTAACTATCAGTTTGAAATTCCTGCAATCAGTTTGCTGTGCTGTTTGATATTTGTTTTACTTGCAGTCCTAACACTAACAGTCCTAACACTAACAAATATTTGCTGCAACAAGTATAGATATCAGTTTTACTTGCAGTCCTAACACTAACAAATATTTGCTGCAACAAGTATAGATATCATTGATTCAAGTCAAAAACAGAAGTGTGATTACTCATTAGAACACCTTTTAATATATCCAACTATTTATCTGAATGAAAATGAATAGTACATCATACGATTCCATATACACATTATGTTACTGGTTTTTCATAATACAACATCCATTAATTAAAGAGAGATGATTTGGTGAGAGCATAATAAAACTAATGATAAACTAGGCTTCCAATTAAACAATATAACAGTACCAATTAAGGTTGGTATATAATTCTAATAGAGTTTCAAAACTGCTAACTCTATCCATGTAAACTAACTCTAACTTTTGTGATAATTCGTTCTATTAATCAACAAGGAGCATAGTTAGTAatattttttattagtttttttgTTTGGTTGTTACACTGTGAGTGAAGTTAGGAAAGAGTTGTTAAAATGCAATTAATTATAACTTCTGTTAGATGACAGTTGGAATGTTAATTCGGTTAGAGTTAATTTGTTAGATGTTTGGACAAGTTGAATTCTGCTAGGGAATCGATTCCATTGAAAATGAAATTCTGTCACATATATTACCTTCTAGATGCATGAGTTTACTAAGTCGATTTTGATCAAATGAAAACTAGCTTAATTGGTTCAGTCACATGAAAATGCTAGCAATCTTGTGGTGCAAATTGATTTGATTCATGATTTATGAAAACCTACTGTTAATTGATTATGCATTATTGTCACACTTATTTGAATATTAAATAGGATGGTTATTACTGTTGGCATTTTATTGAATTACTTCTAACATTTTTTAATTGACGGGTTTGCGTTTTTGTGACAATTGAGAAAATGCAATTATGCTTGTTTTAAGTGCGACGAGTCTGTAGATCAATAATTATTTGTGGGTATGATTGCAGACATTATTGAACATCTAAGGGACTGAACTATCTAGCTTTTCTCCCAGTTTTTATTCATTATATATTTCATTCTTCGTTTGGATCTTTAACTgtagtttttattttttattttgttatctTTTGGTTATAACGTTTTTAAGGCTTCAGATTTTGATATTATTCATGCTTGCAGTTTTTGTAGTGGTTAGCAATGTTCCAAAAGAAGCATAGAATCAATATTATGTTGTTTTAGCTTTTAAGCGGAAAACCATTCCATGGGTTCAATGTTCATTTTGTCAGTTTCAatccatttttcttcttttaagtCTTTGTTATAACATTGGATTTTTGGGCCCTGCTCAAAAAGGGCTTCTTTTTCGGGAACAAGGACTATTTAGTAATATTTATAATAATACTTGTTTATTGGTTGTTGGGAGATTTTCTGGGGACGAGGACTCATGGTTGCTCGTATAATCAAAAGAGCAACTGCGTTAGTTACTCAAGTTGGTTAACGTGAGTGCTCCTTTGTTACGTGGTGACCATAAATCCCGGATTTATCATGCCACTTCACTCAAAGCCCGCCTTTATTTGGGACTGATGAACATGCTTGAACTTGAAAAGTAATGTATACGTTCTATGTTAATGTAGTGTTTAAAGTTTGTGACACAATGGCATTATAACCATCCTATTTAATAGCCCGTCTTCATCTCTAAATTCTTAACAGAGCACTAACTTAGCATTATAATGTTTTGTTATGCAGAAGACTTTTAAAGAGAAGTTTGATGCAGAACTTCAGCCAACTGAAGAAGGGAATGGAGAGGTTGTTCAGGTGTTAGATGGAGAGCGTGTAAATCAGCTATGGACAGAGGCTGCTGGGGGCCGTAACCGTGGTCGGGTTTATGGCGCCGCAGATTTAGCTATTAATCTAAAACGTGGATCAAAAAGTTTTACCCAACAATCTCAAACTCCTCAACACTCTATGTTTGGGATGTCATTAGAAGCTGAAAGAGCAGCTAGAATTAGAGCTGAACAAATTGCCGAGGCTGCAACGACCCAATTACAAGAGGCTAACGAAGCAATGCGAGCTGCTACCGAGGCTGCAAAAGCTGCTACCGAGACTGCACAAAGGATGGAGAGGGAGATGAATGCTTGGAAGGAATTTATGATGAAGAAATTTGACACTTCAACTTTTGTATCACATTCTCATCATTATGATGACGATTTGGATGATCAATCATTAGATGAAGATTGATCTTGTACTTTTAGTAGAACGAATTAATCTCGGATGTGATTACTTTTTGTGTATGTTTTTTGAAAGTTAATGTGGGTAGAACTTTTGTAGTTACTTTCACGAATGTTTAAAATTGTTTCCAAATGTTTTACCATAAATATGATATTGTGGATTGAAAAAATTTGTTCGAGTGAGGTTGTCATGTTGCAACCCGTTATTGTCCTTTTTTGTTGACTTTAGAGTCGGTGTATGCAAGGCTAAATATTAGTATAGACTTTTCTATGTTGACTTTAGTGTCGGTGACACGGACGCTATCTGTTGACtttttttgttgactttagaGTCGGACCGGCCAACGCTAAACATAATATTGACTTTTCATGGTTTTGAAACAACATAGCGTCGGTACCTTAGTGTCCGCTTTATGCAAGGCTAAATATTAGTATAGACTTTTCTATGTTGACtttttttgttgactttagaGTCGGACCGGCCAACGCTAAACATAATATTGACTTTTCATGGTTTTGAAACAACATAGCGTCGGTTGCATTAGTGTCCGCTTTAGCCTCCGTCTCCCCGAGGCTACGTAGCGTCGGTGTATCTTTAGCCGACGTTACACAGTAGCTTCGCAACTTTTATTCAAGGCCCGACACCGACGCTAATCCGACGCTAACCACATATTAGTGTCTGTTTTTCCACCGTTAGCGTCTGTAAATGGCCGACTCTAAAAACAGTTTTTCTAGTAGTGATAATGCAATGGTCCTGCCGCTATAGCTAAACCTTATGTCCCAAAAAGGTGAATCTTTAAATGTATCCTCATTTCCAAGTGTAGGCTAAGAGATACTCTCAACTGTGTTTAGCATGTTAGTTTTCTCGATTGTTTAACATCTCTGCTACTGACCAAATCCCTATCCAGttattaacatcaacattctggAACTGAATCATCTATCTTGGAGTTGTTAACCATCCTGCCATTGAAGGACAATCATGTTGCCAAGGTCTGCAACATGGCCTGCTGTGGGAGGAATACTCTGAACTTGCGTCTGTAGCTGTTTTTTGTTTTTTGGGTGTGACGGCTTGTTTTTGCTGTTTTGCCGTTCGGCAGCTTGTGAcagtttttcttcttttgatcaTAATCTCTTTGGGAAAATCCTTACTCATTGTTTCTTTGAATCCTGCAGGTTTCACTCATGATACCAAGTTTACTGCTTCTGGAAGTGTTTTGGTGAAGAGAGTGCATGGAGTTGTCGTGGTCAACTGTCATGATGTTTTAAGCTTATATACTTTTTTATTGTAATGTCCTCAAGTCTTTAGATCATAGGCCATGGCTGTGTGTAAATCATGAGGTCTACCAATATAACTGTAAACTATGCCCCTTACAAAATTTATTCTCAGAAGGATCGTGCCCATATGGAAAAAGAATGGTTTTGTATATCTAAATTTGTATTTTTTGATCAAAAGTAACATTATTATGAAGTCCATAGAAAACTGTTTCATTTTTTTTCTTATAGGAATTAAAAGACATTGAATCTAAATCCTCAGGAAATTTTCTCAAGTCAGGACCAGGAAATGCAAATCCTAGGCCATCCGTTAAATAGCTCTTTAGACATGGCCCGAGATGAGTAGAAAAAAATGCTCATTTAATAAGAATGCTCGCCATGAGACGTGATGGACCATAATAATGCACCAATCTTGTAGGTCGGCCAAAAGGACTTGTTGATATGAATCAATTTGTACTTATGAACCAAATGATGATTTTTATAATCTTGAATTAATGAGACGTGAGCCTTCGAGGCAACCTATGCATGGAGTAGATGATGTCTTTGACTACAATGATATGTACAATGCTCAATGAATGAATAACAATAATATGCATCTTAATCCAGTGTTCCACTTAATAAACAAAAGCTTCTTTGTGATTATTctaatcagttgattatagtggattaaatcTGTGTGTATAAGGTGAAATCACTTTGGAGGGTGGACTatagtagctttgagtttcaagcgaacgataataaaatacttgtgtttttatctctttgttattaactttcaagtggtgttcttgagttggtaaaaaacttttgttttataaaactcaattcaaaccccctttcttatgtttttcacaccttcgGGGTTTGTTTTAATTCTGACGGGGCTACCACTAGCAGATTGCTTACTAAGTGTGGGGGTGTTTTTCGTGACAGTCAAGAAAGATAACTTTGTGGCTTTCATAAGACTATTGGTGATTGCAATAGTCTTGCTACAGAATTCTGGGGTGTCCTTATGGGTTTGGAGCTTGCTTGGAAGAGAGATTTCAAGAACCTTATTGTTCAAGATGGCAAAAAGACACTAGCAGATGCTCTCCAAGGGTCGCCTTTGAAGTCTAAACAAGGTTCGACTTTGGCTAGGcatattcttcttctccttcatcattttaaagaagtgcattcattcacatttttAGAAAAACTATTAAGTGTGCTGATTTTTTAACCAAACTAGATTTGTCCAGTTTTGATGGTTGTATCAGATTCGATGATAATTTTTTTAGTAACGGTTCAAATGTCTATGAGACATGCTGCCTAATGTCTCCTCATTTTAGACCTTTGATCCTCCCATTTtactaataaataaatatatatttgattaaacaaacttaaaaaattattatttttattatatgagTTAAATAGTTTAAGTTTCAAATTCTGAAACGCCCCCAAAAAAAACTATTTACTTACATTCTGAATTTAAAAGAATATACATTTCAAATTCTGAGTTGTCACCAAAAAAAATTCTATCAATGAAAGCCCTAATCGTCaccaaaaatatatattatattttatatttcaaacaatttaaatttcaaattctgAATTTATTACCATCAATTACATCTAAAATTATTAGATTACTTTTCACAATATAAATtcataatttaaaaaacaaatacttttaaaattactgacttaaatttatttatttatcttctattttgctaaaattatatttttttactCTCCAATTTTTAAAACTAATATTTTGGTTCGCTATTGAACAACGCTGCATTATTTTTAGTTTTCAAAACTTTACTTTCATTAGAGAGGTACttcatttcaaaattattttACCAAACAAAATTTATCTCAAAATAAACATCATTTTACTTTTTCAATATCAATTTCTTTCAGAATGCCATTAAATAATTAAAACTTCTTTCAAGTCATTATTCTCCTATACATTTATGACAATTTATAAAAACCTTAATCTATTCTTATTTTAGGATGGAATGAGTAAGCAATCAATAGACATTTATGAACTAATAaaatatatcattgtttttataattaattttattttttattttatttgtattaaaatattacaaatataTTAAACCAACatttagaattttttttcaaaataaccattattttcaaaaataattccaaaataaccaATTATTCAAAAATATTACCAAAATAATCAGGTTTGATAGAGGATGCGACAGATGAATTGACGTACCCCCAATGCatgaagaggaggcgccaatagcattgacgcatgcattAGACTCCTCgtgaggaggcgccaatgctagtggcgcctacattgggcctcatgaggaggcgccaatgttAGTGGCGCCTATGTATGTTTGattggtgtatgcgccaattcatctggcgcatacaccccctgctatttttttttaattattaatatttaatttttattatttaataaaaaagaaatagtaatg includes:
- the LOC127137477 gene encoding uncharacterized protein LOC127137477, whose translation is MQDAADTDAPQAEANTGWGEWVPRRWSPTNYVPEPTTPPFSGGTSASTPNADITHMLQQMELVNKERHEEARYWHVQQTEWHNEHRDWHDEHTRILHLYRDGFQPDYWIWTQHGEVELNVNTRNDSNSSEHVHHDDQIEAMNQMVYDAFRPYGVFSHVNDNIEVEEYTEDEFPNEDAKRFYDKLISFNKPIYEGATQSILSISTQLLEIRSNWHVPQKGLDFVAQMLKSVCPVQKCLPDNYYQATQLVSKLGLKVEKIDCCKNGCMLYYKDDSNLSECKFCNAPRFIPRKTGMGKYKDIPVKRMFYFPIIPRLQRLYASTESASEMRWHHMNKNSSNILRHPSDGKAWKHFDSVYPDFSREPRNVRLGLCSDGFTPYIQASASPYSCWPIIVTPYNLPPEMCMTKPYLFLACLIPGPKNPKLKIDVYLQPLIDDLHRLWSNGILTYDISTKQKFIMKACLMWTINDFPAYGMLSGWGTQGKLACPHCMEHTDAFTLKSGHKNSWFDCHRRFLPSNHSFRRSKRSFLKNRVVTNEPPPISTGKDIWAVISNFPKVTEIGWEAKWKEFEGYGVDHNWKKRSIFWDLPYWKDNLLRHNLDVMHIEKNVFDNIFNTVMNVKDKTKDNEKAREDLAKLCFRGDLELQPLENGKNGKPKASYTLTKSEAKLVCKWLKELRMPDGYASNLSRCANVEKGTVHGMKSHDCHVFMECLLPIAFHSLPDLVWKPLTELSRFFKDLCCNTLRMDDLIKLDENIPIIICKLESIFPPGFFDSMEHLPIHLAKEAILGGPVQYRWMYPFERFMGVSKRAVTNKARVEGSICSDYIHRETNYFCSHYFNSFRLLPTINLSNKPHLDNDDILPTIIFLENHSLDIEDSSGRIHIEFPIWLKKYVNEETNGVTNQDIIALSRSPASMAISWNMYFINGYKFHTEEWSKGRKTSNCCVHVKGLAEGGNTDFYGIIKHIFELDYFGLKHKIPVFYCEWFDPTRNTGTKVHPQYKTVDIKMDKRYRPYDPFILAQNARQVYYVPYPEMCRDMRGWCAAITTKPRGRVEIDNIEDEVPYQSDGMLPALPNVEVEAISCLRDMSQLDVFEEIFDCSTSEADRGH
- the LOC127137478 gene encoding uncharacterized protein LOC127137478; the protein is MTKRGGKAKVLAPGKLQEERNRIINKKHIVRKPAQTTLSMQDASSAPTPAQAAPSVQVASSMPTSASKKTSVQAASSMPTPAQEASSVQVASSMPTSASKKSCVQAASLMPTPAQAASSVQAASSMPTPAQAASSVQAASSMPTPAPTVVPVHATTSEKFSFMPTPTLSHQTMAGPQSINLQTMASPSNLAEEEDVDADEDEAVGQETITPLVPTIDENGKVIIKPSGTGLLPAKEVAGAINYAIRKQFYKPIHHWSALDPDTKADWFKLFGEKVSWDPFDHAFVYSAFEKKGRKRLNDMLGKARRKGTRPSWIGDDAWVELQTYWKKTEFLAVSSQNKTNRASARGGAIHTTGRKAHIDVALQLSRELQRDLRPDELFLKTHKRKNGEWVDSRAASTYVSSRKFYCINICIHAFRSRLIQIKLSKKDLVIHFYSLIPNTNSPNTNKYLLQQKTFKEKFDAELQPTEEGNGEVVQVLDGERVNQLWTEAAGGRNRGRVYGAADLAINLKRGSKSFTQQSQTPQHSMFGMSLEAERAARIRAEQIAEAATTQLQEANEAMRAATEAAKAATETAQRMEREMNAWKEFMMKKFDTSTFVSHSHHYDDDLDDQSLDED